The Rhodothermus marinus DSM 4252 DNA segment CGTCGCTGGGCGCACGCGAACTGCAGCAACTGGTGCGGCAGGCCGTCGAGGAAGCCCAGCAACCGCTGTTGGCTCGGATCGAAGCGCTGGAGCGCCAGCTCAGGGCGTTGCCTGCATCCAGTGAAACGGTCACTCCAGAAAAAACGGCATCCCATGATTCCTGAAAATCTCTTTTACCTCAGGCTTGTTACCCTTGTCATCGGCATTTCGGCCCTGACGGTGTGGGCGATCGTCCGCTATCTGGCCCGGCGTCGTCCGGTGACGGAGGGGCCGGCGCTCACGAAGGGGGAGCTGGAACAGCTCATCGAAACGGCCGTGCGACGGGCCATGGCACCGCTGGAAGCCCGGTTGGAGCGTCTGGAGCGTCAGCTAGCGCCTCCGTCCGAAGCGTCCCGACCGCCATTCCGCCGGGAGGCCGAACAACCGGAGCAGCCCGGCTGATTTCTGCAGTGCATGATGGGCAGCGCTCCTTGTGCCGGATACAATTCGGCAGATACGACAGGGCGGACACAGCGGTCCGCCCTTATGTGGTGGGGAGGTGGCACCGTAGTGTGCGCCCGCGCTTTCAGCCCGGGAGGAGGCGTGGTCATGGGATTTCGCGCATACGCACCATGCGGCCGGGAACGCATGATGCGTCCGTTCCGGCGTCGCTGATTGCATGGAGGGCACGTATTTGCAAAGAAAGGCCGCCGGCAAGTGACCGGCGGCCTTTCCTGTCCGTGCGGTTATTGTCCGGACAGATTAGCTGGCGGCTTCCGCCTCAGCCACTTCTTTTTCCTTCCGGGCTTCGGCCCGCAGATGTGCCTGAGCGGCCGCCAGACGGGCAATCGGCACACGGAAGGGCGAGCACGAGACGTAGTCGAGCCCGACCTCGTAGCAGAAGGCCACCGAAGCCGGATCGCCGCCGTGCTCCCCGCAGATGCCCACCTTCAGCGAAGGCCGAGTGGCCCGGCCGCGCTCGGTGCCCATCCGCACCAGTTGCCCGACGCCTTCCTGGTCAAGCGTCTGGAACGGATCATCTTTCAGGATCTTGTTTTCGATGTAGTAGGGCAGGAACTTGCCGGCATCGTCGCGGCTGTAGCCAAAGGTGAGCTGCGTCAGGTCGTTCGTGCCGAACGAGAAGAACTCGGCCACCTCGGCGATCTGGTCGGCCAGCAGCGCCGCACGGGGCACTTCGATCATCGTGCCGACCAGGTAATCGACGCGGTCGCCTTTCTCCTGGAAGACCTTTTCGGCCGTCTCTTCGATCACCCGACGCTGATGCTCGATCTCCTCGCGGGTGCCCACCAGCGGCACCATGATCTCCGGATGCACCTCGACGCCTTCCTGCTTCAACTCGACGGCCGCCTCCAGGATGGCCCGCGTCTGCATCTCGGTAATCTCCGGATAGGTGATGCCCAGACGGCAGCCGCGATGGCCGAGCATCGGGTTGAATTCTTTCAGCGCTTCGACCTTGGCCCGCACAGTTTCGACCGGGATGTTCAGGGCACGGGCCAGCTCTTCCTGCTCCTTCTCGTCGTGCGGCAGGAACTCGTGCAACGGCGGGTCCAGCAACCGGATCGTGACCGGCTTGCCGGCCATTTCGCGGAAGATGCCCCGGAAGTCCTCCTTCTGGTAGGGCAGGAGCTTGGCCAGCGCCGCCTTCCGCTCCTCGAGCGTCGAGGCCAGGATCATCTCCCGCATGGCCAGGATCCGGTCGCCCTCGAAGAACATGTGCTCGGTGCGGCACAGCCCGATGCCCTCGGCGCCGAACTCCACGGACTTGCGGGCGTCCTGCGGCGTGTCGGCGTTCGTGCGGACGCCCAGCGTCCGGAATTCATCGACCCACTCCATGAAGCGGGCAAAGTCGCCCGAGAGCGAGGGCTCGACCAGCTCCTCCTTACCGAGAATGACCTCACCCGTCGAGCCGTTGATTGAGATCCAGTCGCCCTCCTTGACGACCACGTCGCCCGCGCGGAAGGTCTTCGTCTTGTAGTCGATCACGATGTCGCCGCAGCCGGCCACGCAGGGCTTGCCCCAGCCGCGGGCCACGACGGCCGCGTGCGAGGTCATGCCCCCGCGCGAGGTCAGGATGCCCTCGGCCGCGTGCATACCGCCCACGTCCTCGGGGCTGGTCTCCACGCGCACCAGGATCACGCGCTTGCCCTGCGCCTTCCAGGCCTCGGCATCCTCGGCCGTGAAGACCACCTGACCGACGGCCGCACCCGGCGAGGCCGGCAGGCCACGTCCAATCACGCGGTCCTTGTAGGCCGTCTCGTCCTTGAAGCGCGGATGCAGGAGCTGGTCCAGGTGCGCCGGCTCGACCAGATCGCGCACGGCCGTCTTCTTGTCCACCAGCCCTTCGTCGACCATATCCACGGCGATCTTGACGGCCGCCACGCCCGTCCGCTTCCCGTTGCGGGTCTGCAGGATGAAGAGCTTGCCTTCCTGAACGGTGAACTCGATATCCTGCATGTTCTTGTAGTGCCGCTCGAGCAGTTCGGCCAGGCGCAGCAGCTCCTCGTACACCTCCGGCATGATCTGCTTCAGCTCGGAGATGCTCTTAGGCGTGCGAATGCCGGCCACCACGTCTTCGCCCTGGGCGTTGATCAGGAACTCGCCGTAGAGTTCTTTTTCGCCGGTGGCCGGGTTGCGCGTGAAGCACACGCCCGTGCCGCTGCGCTCGCCCATGTTGCCGAAGACCATTGCCTGCACGTTGACAGCCGTGCCGAGCAGCCCGCGAATCTTGTGAATCTGGCGATATTTGACGGCCCGCTCGCTGTTCCACGACTTGAACACCGCGTTGATGGCCTTGTAGAGCTGCTCGTAGGGGTCTTCGGGGAAGAGCGAGCCGGTGTGCTGGCGATAGACCTCTTTGTAGCGGCGCACCAGCTCCTTCAGCGCTTCCGCATCGAGTTCGGTGTCTTCTTTGACGCCTTTTTCCTTCTTGAGCGCATCGAGCACCTCCTCGAAGTAGTCGTGCTTGACGCCCATCACCACGTCGCCGAACATGTCGATGAAGCGGCGATAGGCGTCGTAGGCGAAGCGCTCGTTGTTGGTGCGCCGGGCCAGCCCTTCGACGACCTGGTCGTTGATGCCCAGGTTCAGCACCGTGTCCATCATACCGGGCATCGAAATGGCCGCACCACTACGCACCGAGACCAGCAGCGGGTTTTCCGGGTCGCCGAAGCGCGCGCCCATGAGCTGTTCGATGTGCCGGATGCCCTCGCGCACCTGCTCTTCGAGGCCTTCCGGCCACCTGTCACCGTGCTCGTGGTAGTAGGCGCAAGCTTCCGTGGTGATCGTGAAGCCCGGTGGTACCGGCAGGCCGATCGCGCTCATTTCGGCCAGGTTGGCCCCTTTGCCACCCAGCAGATCGCGCATGTCCTTGTTGCCTTCGGCCTGTCCGCCGCCGAAGCGGTACACGTACTTTTTCGCGTTCATGGGACCCCCTTGGAAAGCGTTTTCGTGAAACAGATATTGAAAAGAACCCGATGCCTTTCGGCAACTTTTTGCCATAAGATAGACTTCTATCGCCCGTTGTCAACCGGGCCGTGCAAAATGGACAGGTTTGTCAACAATCGAGGCATAAGCTGTTAAAATTTTGTTTTTACTTCACGAACAGGAGTCTTTACTCCTGAAAAGAATGGGTGAAGCGTAATTTTTAAAACGATTAAATTCCTGCAAACAAACGGAAAAGCCATGCAAGGAGTTGAAAAACTACCACAGGTTTTTGGCGAGCCGGCGCGGCCGCGCACGGAGGTGCGCATGAACACGGTGGGGCTGCCCCGGCCGGTGGTCGAGCAGTTGCTCCCGCATCTGGACGCCTTCCAGGCTTCGCTCTGGGTGCTCTATCACCAGTATCACAAGCATCACTGGTTGGTCGAAGGGGAAACCTACACGGAGCTGCACCGCTTCTTCCAGGAGTGCTACGAACAGGTGCACGAGAGCCTGGACCGCATTGCCGAGCGGATCACGTTGCTGGGCGGCGTGCCTACCTGTCATCCGGAGGAGCTGATCAAGCGGTCGTTTCTGACGCACGAGCCGGAAGGCGTCTATGCGGTGGAGGCCATGTTGCAGCACGACCTGCGGGCCGAACGCGAGCTGTGCATTCAGCTTCGGGGTAGCATTGCGCTGGCGCTGGAATTGAACGAGCACGGCACGCGTCGCCTGCTGGAAGACGTGCTGCAGGCGGCCGAGGCGCGGGCCACGCAACTGGCGCACTTCCTGGGAGATCACGCCGCAACCGAGTAAGCCGCATGAGTCATCATCAGGACCTTGTAGCCGACGCGCAGGCCATCTTCCGGGCGGCCGTGCGCGGCGCACAGGCCGACGTTTTGCTGACGCAGACGCCCTGGACCACCTGGGCCCCGAAGCCGCTGGACCAGTACCGACGCGTGGTGGTGGCCGGTATGGGCAAGGCGGCCCTGGCCATGGCCGGCATGGTCGAGCAGCAACTGGGCGAGCGGATCGCCGAAGGCGCGGTGGTGGTCCCGCATGGCCACACGCAGACGCCTCCGCCACATTGTCCGCCACCCCGACGCATCGAGGTGCTGGAGGCCGGACATCCTGTGCCGGACGAGCACAGCGTGCAGGCGGCCCGACGCATGCTGGCGCTGGCCGAAGATTGTGCGGAGGACGATCTGCTGCTGGTGCTCATCTCCGGCGGCGGTTCGTCGCTGTGTGCGGACTTCGAGCCGCCGGTAACGCTGGCCGACGCGCAGCAGACCTTCCGGCTCCTGCTCGAAAGCGGCGCCGACATCCATCAGATCAACACGGTGCGGAAGCACTTGTCGCGCATCGGCGGCGGGCGTCTGGCCCGGGCGGCCGCCCCGGCCGACGTGCTGGCGCTGGTCATCTCCGACGTGGTGGGCGACGATCTGTCGGTCATCGCCAGCGGGCCGACCGTGCCGGACCCCACCACGTTTGCCGAAGCGATCGCCGTACTGCGACGCTACGACCTGTGGCATCGTGTGCCCGAGTCGGTGCGCGTGCGCCTGGAAGCAGGTGTTACCGATCCGTCGCTCGAGACGCCCAAGCCGGCCGATCCGCGTTTTGCCCGGGTCGTGACGCGGCTGATCGGCACGAACCGGCGGGCGCTCGAGGCGGCCGCCGACGAAGCCCGCCAGCGCGGCTACTCGGTGCGCATCGTCACGGATCGGCTGACTGGCGAGGCGCGCGAAGTGGCGCCCCGACTGGTGACGGCCCTGCGCGACGTGCGCGACGATCGGCCGGTGTGCCTGCTCTGGGGCGGTGAAACCACCGTCATGGTGCGGGGCAGCGGCCGGGGCGGCCGCAACCAGGAGCTGGCGCTGGCCGCCGCGCTCGCCATGGAGGGCTGGAACGCGGAGGCCGTGCTGCTCAGCGGCGGGACCGACGGCCGCGACGGCCCCACCGATGCCGCCGGCGCCTGGGCCACGCCCGACACCGCGCCCCGGGCGCGCGCCTGCGGCATGGACCCCCGGGCTTACCTCGACAACAACGACGCCTACACTTTTTTCGAGGCGCTCGAGCAGCTGCTGTTTACCGGCCCCACGCACACGAACGTGATGGACGTGCAGGTGGGGCTGCGGCGGTAAACTGAAGGCTCGCGCTCAAGGAACGACGGAGGTGGCCCGACGGCGGGCGAGCAGATCGTCGGGAGCCAGGATGTGCACCTCGGGGATGCCGCGGTCCAGTGCCTGAAACGCCACCTCCAGCTTGACGCGCATGCCGCCGCCGATCCATCCGTCGCGCAATCCGGCCTCGAAGGTGGCCCGGTCGCAGTGGGGCAGAAGACTGGAGGGGTCGTCCGGGTTGCGGTGTACGCCACCGGTTTCGGTCACGAGCAGGAACGCGCGGGCCTGGAGCGCCTCGGCCAGCGCGCAGGCCACCGTGTCGGCGTTCACGTTGTAGAGCTGGCCTTCGTCGTCAATGCCGAGCGGTGCCACCACGGGCACGTAGCCACCTTCCAGCAGATGGCGCAGCAGGGCCGGTTCGACGCGCGCCACGTCGCCGACGAAGCCGAAGTCCACCGTTTCGCCTTCGATCGTCCAGGGCGGGCGGCGACGCACGCGTAGCGTGCCGCCGTCGGCGGCCGCCAGTCCAACGGCCGGGAGGCCATGCTGCAGGGCGGCGGCCACCAGGCGCAGGTTCAGCTCGCCGCGCAGCGCCCACTGGAGAATCTGCAGGTCCAGTTCGGTAGTCACGCGGCGGCCCTGTACGATGCGGGGCTGATGACCGAGCCGACGGGCCAGCGCCGTGGCCTGCGGACCGCCGCCGTGCACGACCACGACGGGCGCCTCTCTGCGCAGGTCGGCCACGCCTTTCCAGAAGGCGTCGAGCGCTTCGGGCGCTTCGAGCAGGGCGCCGCCGATTTTGACCACGATCGGGCGAATACTCATGGGTCGAAGGGAGGCAGATGCCACACGTACTCCAGGATGGCTTTCTGGGCGTAGAGTCGGAAGGCGGCCTGTTTCAGGTGAATGGCCTGCGGGCTGTCGAGCACGGCGTCGTCCACTACCACGTTGCGGCGGACGGGCAGGCAGTGCATGAAAGCGGCCTGGCGCGTGCGGGCCATCAGCTCGGGCGTGACCCGCCAGTGGCGGTGTTGCGCCCGCAGCGCCGCCTCGTCGTCAGGCGCGGTGTAGAGCAGCCGGCTGCCCCACGACTTGGCATAGACGATCGCGGCCCCCTCGAACGCTTCGGCCTGGTCGTGCACTACCGTCACGCGCCCGCCATGGGCGGCGGCGTCGGCCTGTGCCCGTGCCATGACGCCTTCGTCCAGCTCGAAACCCGGCGGGTGGGCCACGACGACCTCCATGCCCAGGCGGGCGGCCATCAACAGCGCCGAGTTGGGGACGGCCATCGGCAGCGGGCGCGGATGGTAGGCCCAGCTCAACACGAAGCGTCGGCCCTGCACGGCACCGCCCAGGTGCTCCAGGATGGTGGCGGCGTCGGCCAGCGCCTGACAGGGATGGTAGAAGGCCGACTCCAGGTTGATGACCGGCACCGTGGCGGCGCGGACGATCGCCCGCAGCAGCACCTCGTCGCGGTCCTGCACGTAGTCGGTCTGCGAGGCGAAGACGCGTACGCCCAGCGCATCGTAGTATTCGGAAAGCACACCGATGGCCTCGCGGATGTGCTCGGCGGCCGGGCCGTCCATGACCACGCCGTCGCGCCACTCAATCTGCCAGGTGCCCTGGCCGGCCACCAGCGTGGTGGCATGGGCGCCGAGCTGCACGGCCGCCAGCTCCATGGACGTGCGCGTGCGCAGTGAGGGATTGAAAAACAGCAGCCCGAGGCTTCGATGACGGGCCGCCTGACTCCAGGCATGTTTGCCCTGGCGATAGTGCTCCAGCGTGCGCGTCAGACAGCGTTGCCAGGTGTCGTCGTCGATATACTGCCAGTCGATCAGATGCCGGGGAGGCGGAAGTTCTTCCATCAGACCGTCGGGGTTTCTGGCTGGTTAACAAGAACCTGCAGGAACGTTTCGAGGAAGGCGTCGATGGCGTCGTCCGGCGTGTTGAGCGGCGGCATGAGCCGGATGACGTTCGGGTGGCTGGCGCTTCCGGCGAGCACGCCCTGCTCGCGCAGGCGGGCCAGCACCGGCGCCGCCGGGCGGTCCAGTTCCAGCCCGATCAGGCAGCCCCGCCCCCGCACCGCCACCACGTGGTCGGCCACGCCCTGGCGGATGCGTTCGAAGATGGCCGGTGCGCGCGCCATGAGCCCTTCGTCCCGGATCGTTTCGAGCGTGGCCGTTACGGCCGCCATGGCCAGCATGCCGCCGCCGAACGTGGTACCTTGGTCGCCCGGTTTGACGTGGGCGGCAATCTTGTCGGAAACCAGCACGGCGCCCACCGGCACGCCCGAGCCCAGACTTTTGGCCAGCGTGATCAGATCCGGGCGGATGCCGTACTGCTCCGAGATGGAGAAGGTACCGGTGCGGCCGACCCCCGTCTGCACCTCGTCGAAGATCAGGACGACGCCGTGGCGGTCGCACAAACGCCGCAGCTCCCGATAGTAATCCGCGGGTGCCTCGTAGACGCCCGCCATGCTCTGGATGGGCTCCAGGATGATGGCGGCGATGTCGTCGTGACGGTCAAGCAGACGTTCGACGGCCTCCAGGTCGCCCATCGGTACAAAATGCGTGGGTGGCAGCACCGACAGATAGGGTTTGCGGTAGCCGATGGGCTCGGTGGCGGCCAGGCTGCCCAGCGTGCGTCCGTGGAAACCACGCTCCAGCGCGATGAGGCCGGGCTTGCCCGTCCAGGCACGGGCCAGCTTGAGCGCCGTCTCGTTGGCTTCGGTGCCCGAATTGCAGAAGAACACGTGGCGCAGTCTTTCGGGTGCCATCTCGGCCAGCAGGGCGGCCGCGCGCGCCCGCACCGGACTGTAGACGACGTTCGAGTAGAACAGCAGGCGAGCGGCCTGCTCCTGAAGGGCCTGCACGACGCGCGGCGGGCAGTGCCCCAGCAGCGTGACGCAGTGGCCGCCGTAGAAGTCCAGATAACGGCGCCCTTCGGTATCCCACACGTAGCACCCTTCGCCGCGCACGAGCGCTACCGGATACTTGCGGTAGGTGGGAATCTGAAACGTGTCTTCCAGTTGAATGACTTCCTGCGTGTTCATCGTTGCTTTAATCGCAAGTCGTTCTGTTTACAGAGGGCATGCTGCGCCGATGGTTCGGGAAGCACATGAAAAAAGCCGGGTCGATTGCGGCCCGGCTCTGTACTATGCGTGCACGTCAGCAGGTGCAGGGGTAGGGAGCAGGCCGGCCGTCTGGGGCAGCCCCAGCAGCAGGTTCAGGTTCTGGACGGCCTGGCTGGCGGCACCTTTGAGCAGGTTGTCGAGCGCAAAGCCCACCACCAGGTGGCCATCGCGCACGATCCAGCCCAGGTCGCAGAACGGCGTGTGGACGGCGTAGCGCAGCTCGGGAAGCTGGTCGGGCCACAGGCGCACGAAGGGGGCCTGGCCGTAGGCGGCTTCGTACCAGCTGGCCACCTCATCGGCACCTATGCCGTCGGGCAGCGCCACGTGCACCGTGCCCCAGATACCGCGCGTCCATGGACCCGAGGCCGGTACGAACGCAATGTGCAGGCCGGTGCCGACCACCTGCTGCACCTCGGGCAGGTGCTGATGCGCCAGCACCTTGTAAGCGCGGACGTTCCCGTCGCGCTCGGGGAAGTGGGTGGTGGCTTTGGGCTTAACGCCGGAGCCGGAGGCTCCGGTCAGTGCCGTGACGGCAACCGTGGCGTCCTTGAGGTGCCGGCTCAACGGCCAGAGCGCCAGTGCCAGCCCTGTGGCAAAGCAGCCCGGATTGGCCAACAGGCGCGTGTCGGCGGCGTAGGGCGCATAGACTTCGGGCAGACCGTAGACGAACCGGCCGAGCAGCTCGGGAGCGGGGTGGTCGAACCCGAACCATGCCGGGTAGACAGCGGCTTCCCGAAAGCGAAAGTCGGCGCTCAGGTCGATGATGACGCCCGGGTAGCCGCTTTCGAGCAGATGCTGTACGGTGCGGGCACCCTGGCCGTGCTCGGCGGCAATCAGCACGGCGTCCAGCTCCGAAAGCGCCAGCGCGTCTTCCTCAACGAACGTCAGCTCGGTCTGGCCCCGGAGTGCCGGATGGGCGTGCCAGAGCGGTCGTCCCGCGAATGTGCGGCTCGTGACGGCCACCAGCTGACAGTGCGGGTGAGCCAGCAGCAGGCGGATGAGTTCGCCGCCGACGTAACCGGCACCGTGCAGGATGGCGATCCGTTTCGTTCCAGTCATTGGACTCCTTTGCCCTCAGATACGTCAGGATACGGCGACAGCTACGCCATTACCGTTGTGGTAATGGGGTAAAGGGCGGACGGCCGTCCGCACCGAGCGGGCAACAAGTTGCCCGAGCGCTTCGGCGTCCTGACGGGCGTTGAGCGCCGGGATGCCCATGGCGTGCTGGATGTACCGCTTGCCGACGGCGTTGTCGGTGACCGGACCGGTGATGACCGTGATCTGTGCGTGATAGCGCGTCCGGAAGAGCTGGTCGGCGGCCCAGGCCCCGGCCAGGTCGGTAGCGGCCACCACATGCGCCCGCGTAAAGCGCTGCAATTCTTTGTCGAGCAGCAGCTCATCGACGCCGTAGTAGCCGATGAATCCGTCGCCGAGTTCGACGACGATCACATCCGGCGCGAACGTGTTCAGGTGGGCGATGAGCCCTTTGGCCAGCGGTGCCATTTCCTTGTTGGTGGAGGAGACGACGCCCGCGTCGATGAACGTGACGCTGGCGATGGCGCCATTTTCTTCCATGAGTCGGGCATCGCGCAGCAGCGCCGCGCCGGTGAGCTTGCCTGCGGCCACGCGCAGGCCGTGTTCGCTCAGGTAGCGGATGATCTGGGCAGCGGCGAACGTCTTGCCCGTGTTCATCGAGGTGCCGCTGACCATGACCAGCGGGGCCGAGTGCGTGAGCGAAAAGACCGGCTCCAGCGCATGGTCCTGCACGCGGGCGTGCCGCTTCTGGCCGTCCACGTCCACCACGACGGCGCCCAGCACCTCCACGCGCAGCGCCGGACCCAGGTCCGGGTGGTCCGAGGTGCACTGGCCCAGGATGCCGCCCATGTTCAGGATGTGTAGCACGTCGCCCACCTGGATGCGACGAGGGATGCGGCCGCTGTACCCTTTGAGCGCCTGGCGTTCACCCAGGGCCCCCACGATCAGATCGCCCCGGCGGATCGTCTGGAACGTACCGTCGGTGCATTCCAGCTGGTTGTACGTGGTTTTTTCTTCGAGCGCCCGTACCACCAGGCAGTAGCCTTCTTCGGCCACGATGTACGAGGTGATCTCGAGCTCGTGGGAGAGCCGGCACGGGGCGGTGCTCGATCCGATCTTGTCGACGGTCAGTTGCTGGTACATGGCTCCAGGTGTTTTGGGTTAAGCGGCCGTCTGGTTGGTTTCGTAGGAAGAAGCCGACTGGCGGGCCCGGGCAGCCAGCAGGGCCTGCACGCCGTAGATGCGTGTAAAGCCCTGCGCGTCGCGCCCGTCCCAGAGCCGGTTCTGTTCGCCGTAGGTGGCAATCTTCGAATTAAACAGGGAATAGGGACTGTCGCAGCCGAGCACGTCGATGTGGCCCTTGAAGAGCCGCACGCGCACGGTGCCCGTCACGGTCTGCTGGGAGGAATCCAGAAACGCCTCGATGTCGCGCATGACCGGGTCGAAGTACTGGCCTTCGTGCAGCAGCATGCCGTAGAAGTCGGCCAGGTGGTCTTTCTGATACCGCTGCCAGCGCGTCAGCACGATCTTTTCCAGTTCCCGGTGCGCGGTGATCAGGATCAGGGCGGCGGGTGCTTCGAAGCCCACGCGGCCCTTGATGCCCAGGATCGTATCGCCTACGTGGATGCCCCGGCCCACACCGTGGGCTGCACCGAGCTGGTTGAGGCGTTCGATCAGCGTGACCGGGTCCATCGCCTCGCCGTCGAGGGCGGTCGGGATGCCTTGCTCGAAGGCGATCGTCAGCTCCAGCGGCGTGTCGGGTGCCTGCGCCGGCGGGACCGTGTCGGGGTAGGCGTCGTCGGGCAGCGGCTCGGTGGTCGTGTGCGTCTCGCGCCCGCCGATCGTCGTGCCCCAGAGGCCCCGGTTGATCGAATAAGCCGTTTTCTTTTCCGGCACCTCGATGCCCCGTTCTTTCAGGTAGGCCGTGGCGGCCTCACGGCTGAGACCCAGCTCCCGGATTGGCGTCAGGATCTCCAGGTCGTCGGCCAGGATGCGTAGTGCCACGTCGAAGCGGACCTGGTCGTTGCCGGCGCCCGTCGAACCGTGCGCAATGGCCCGGGCACCGAGCTGGCGCGCCACCTCTACTACCTTGCGGGCCTGTACGATGCGCTCCGGACCCACGCAGAGCGGATAGACGCCGCCACGCAGCACGTTGCCCTTGATCAGGTAGCTCAGATGATCCCGAAACAGGTCGTGGCGGCCGTCGATCGTGAAGTGGCCGGCCGCGCCGAGCTTCTGCGAAAGCGCCTCGATCTCGGCGATGGCCGCTTCGGTCAGGCCGCCCGTGTTGACGGTGACCGTGTAGACCGGTTCGCCGTACGTTTCCCGCAGGTAGGGGACGCAGAACGAAGTATCCAGACCGCCGCTGAATGCCAGAACGATGGACATCGTGTTCGCTTCGTTGGACTACAGGGTGAAAAAGAAAGGCGCCGGCTCCTCAACGGAACCGGCGCCCTGTCTATTTTCGATCGTTCAGTTTAACACGTTACCAGACTGCCACAGGACAGGATGCGCCGGTTCCACCCCCGCGGGGGCGACGGGGACGTCGCACAGGTCGGATGGGTCGAACCGGCTGCATCATATGGAATGTCTGCGGCAGCATGATGGCTGCAAGGATACGACAAAATATCGCCCCTGTCAAGAGGGTGCACGTTTTCTTAACCGAAAGCGCTGCTTTGTTCCCCATCGCCATTTGAGGCCGGCCGCATCCAGGTGGCGCGTTCGAACGCCTTGGCCTCGTCGATAAAGAGCTGGCGGTGCGGGAAGGGAATCTCGATGTCGGCCTTGCGCAGCGCCTCA contains these protein-coding regions:
- the ppdK gene encoding pyruvate, phosphate dikinase; protein product: MNAKKYVYRFGGGQAEGNKDMRDLLGGKGANLAEMSAIGLPVPPGFTITTEACAYYHEHGDRWPEGLEEQVREGIRHIEQLMGARFGDPENPLLVSVRSGAAISMPGMMDTVLNLGINDQVVEGLARRTNNERFAYDAYRRFIDMFGDVVMGVKHDYFEEVLDALKKEKGVKEDTELDAEALKELVRRYKEVYRQHTGSLFPEDPYEQLYKAINAVFKSWNSERAVKYRQIHKIRGLLGTAVNVQAMVFGNMGERSGTGVCFTRNPATGEKELYGEFLINAQGEDVVAGIRTPKSISELKQIMPEVYEELLRLAELLERHYKNMQDIEFTVQEGKLFILQTRNGKRTGVAAVKIAVDMVDEGLVDKKTAVRDLVEPAHLDQLLHPRFKDETAYKDRVIGRGLPASPGAAVGQVVFTAEDAEAWKAQGKRVILVRVETSPEDVGGMHAAEGILTSRGGMTSHAAVVARGWGKPCVAGCGDIVIDYKTKTFRAGDVVVKEGDWISINGSTGEVILGKEELVEPSLSGDFARFMEWVDEFRTLGVRTNADTPQDARKSVEFGAEGIGLCRTEHMFFEGDRILAMREMILASTLEERKAALAKLLPYQKEDFRGIFREMAGKPVTIRLLDPPLHEFLPHDEKEQEELARALNIPVETVRAKVEALKEFNPMLGHRGCRLGITYPEITEMQTRAILEAAVELKQEGVEVHPEIMVPLVGTREEIEHQRRVIEETAEKVFQEKGDRVDYLVGTMIEVPRAALLADQIAEVAEFFSFGTNDLTQLTFGYSRDDAGKFLPYYIENKILKDDPFQTLDQEGVGQLVRMGTERGRATRPSLKVGICGEHGGDPASVAFCYEVGLDYVSCSPFRVPIARLAAAQAHLRAEARKEKEVAEAEAAS
- a CDS encoding Dps family protein, which produces MQGVEKLPQVFGEPARPRTEVRMNTVGLPRPVVEQLLPHLDAFQASLWVLYHQYHKHHWLVEGETYTELHRFFQECYEQVHESLDRIAERITLLGGVPTCHPEELIKRSFLTHEPEGVYAVEAMLQHDLRAERELCIQLRGSIALALELNEHGTRRLLEDVLQAAEARATQLAHFLGDHAATE
- a CDS encoding glycerate kinase type-2 family protein; this translates as MSHHQDLVADAQAIFRAAVRGAQADVLLTQTPWTTWAPKPLDQYRRVVVAGMGKAALAMAGMVEQQLGERIAEGAVVVPHGHTQTPPPHCPPPRRIEVLEAGHPVPDEHSVQAARRMLALAEDCAEDDLLLVLISGGGSSLCADFEPPVTLADAQQTFRLLLESGADIHQINTVRKHLSRIGGGRLARAAAPADVLALVISDVVGDDLSVIASGPTVPDPTTFAEAIAVLRRYDLWHRVPESVRVRLEAGVTDPSLETPKPADPRFARVVTRLIGTNRRALEAAADEARQRGYSVRIVTDRLTGEAREVAPRLVTALRDVRDDRPVCLLWGGETTVMVRGSGRGGRNQELALAAALAMEGWNAEAVLLSGGTDGRDGPTDAAGAWATPDTAPRARACGMDPRAYLDNNDAYTFFEALEQLLFTGPTHTNVMDVQVGLRR
- the argB gene encoding acetylglutamate kinase — protein: MSIRPIVVKIGGALLEAPEALDAFWKGVADLRREAPVVVVHGGGPQATALARRLGHQPRIVQGRRVTTELDLQILQWALRGELNLRLVAAALQHGLPAVGLAAADGGTLRVRRRPPWTIEGETVDFGFVGDVARVEPALLRHLLEGGYVPVVAPLGIDDEGQLYNVNADTVACALAEALQARAFLLVTETGGVHRNPDDPSSLLPHCDRATFEAGLRDGWIGGGMRVKLEVAFQALDRGIPEVHILAPDDLLARRRATSVVP
- a CDS encoding N-acetylornithine carbamoyltransferase, translated to MEELPPPRHLIDWQYIDDDTWQRCLTRTLEHYRQGKHAWSQAARHRSLGLLFFNPSLRTRTSMELAAVQLGAHATTLVAGQGTWQIEWRDGVVMDGPAAEHIREAIGVLSEYYDALGVRVFASQTDYVQDRDEVLLRAIVRAATVPVINLESAFYHPCQALADAATILEHLGGAVQGRRFVLSWAYHPRPLPMAVPNSALLMAARLGMEVVVAHPPGFELDEGVMARAQADAAAHGGRVTVVHDQAEAFEGAAIVYAKSWGSRLLYTAPDDEAALRAQHRHWRVTPELMARTRQAAFMHCLPVRRNVVVDDAVLDSPQAIHLKQAAFRLYAQKAILEYVWHLPPFDP
- a CDS encoding aspartate aminotransferase family protein, yielding MNTQEVIQLEDTFQIPTYRKYPVALVRGEGCYVWDTEGRRYLDFYGGHCVTLLGHCPPRVVQALQEQAARLLFYSNVVYSPVRARAAALLAEMAPERLRHVFFCNSGTEANETALKLARAWTGKPGLIALERGFHGRTLGSLAATEPIGYRKPYLSVLPPTHFVPMGDLEAVERLLDRHDDIAAIILEPIQSMAGVYEAPADYYRELRRLCDRHGVVLIFDEVQTGVGRTGTFSISEQYGIRPDLITLAKSLGSGVPVGAVLVSDKIAAHVKPGDQGTTFGGGMLAMAAVTATLETIRDEGLMARAPAIFERIRQGVADHVVAVRGRGCLIGLELDRPAAPVLARLREQGVLAGSASHPNVIRLMPPLNTPDDAIDAFLETFLQVLVNQPETPTV
- the argC gene encoding N-acetyl-gamma-glutamyl-phosphate reductase, which gives rise to MTGTKRIAILHGAGYVGGELIRLLLAHPHCQLVAVTSRTFAGRPLWHAHPALRGQTELTFVEEDALALSELDAVLIAAEHGQGARTVQHLLESGYPGVIIDLSADFRFREAAVYPAWFGFDHPAPELLGRFVYGLPEVYAPYAADTRLLANPGCFATGLALALWPLSRHLKDATVAVTALTGASGSGVKPKATTHFPERDGNVRAYKVLAHQHLPEVQQVVGTGLHIAFVPASGPWTRGIWGTVHVALPDGIGADEVASWYEAAYGQAPFVRLWPDQLPELRYAVHTPFCDLGWIVRDGHLVVGFALDNLLKGAASQAVQNLNLLLGLPQTAGLLPTPAPADVHA